From the genome of Egibacteraceae bacterium, one region includes:
- a CDS encoding MBL fold metallo-hydrolase has protein sequence MTAIENLPNGLRAVDTRTAGMSKVTAGYLIDAPRPTLVECGPALSIDTVIDALRSLGMEPGDLAYLVCTHIHLDHAGGAGDIAAAFPSATVVVSDVGARHLVDPTRLNASSRRVYGELMDSVYGDCTPIEAQRVRGVADGEILDLGGGRRLDLLYTPGHAKHHIAAFDDDTGALFVGDSVGVKMPGMAVIRPATPPPDFDLVLAHRTLDRYRTLDPAMLYLAHYGAVDPPEQALAEASERLDLWAETAEAAFQEARAGGRHDELDHVADTLGRRFADELAIPADGDPDAARRVALLTGVRSNAMGLVRYFRERDKGRTEAP, from the coding sequence ATGACCGCCATCGAGAACCTCCCCAACGGCCTGCGGGCCGTGGACACCCGCACGGCCGGCATGTCCAAGGTCACCGCCGGCTACCTGATCGATGCGCCGCGCCCGACCCTCGTCGAGTGCGGCCCCGCACTGTCGATCGACACGGTGATCGACGCCTTGCGCAGCCTCGGCATGGAGCCCGGCGACCTGGCCTACCTGGTGTGCACCCACATCCACCTGGACCACGCGGGCGGAGCCGGGGACATCGCCGCGGCCTTCCCGAGCGCCACCGTCGTGGTCAGCGACGTCGGCGCGCGCCACCTCGTCGACCCCACGCGGCTGAACGCCAGCTCACGACGCGTGTACGGCGAGCTCATGGACTCCGTCTACGGGGACTGCACCCCCATCGAGGCGCAGCGGGTGCGCGGGGTGGCCGACGGTGAGATCCTCGACCTCGGCGGCGGCCGGCGCCTTGATCTGCTCTACACCCCCGGGCACGCCAAGCACCACATCGCGGCGTTCGACGATGACACCGGAGCGCTGTTCGTCGGGGATTCGGTGGGCGTGAAGATGCCGGGCATGGCGGTCATCCGGCCCGCCACCCCCCCGCCCGACTTCGACCTGGTGCTCGCGCACCGGACCTTGGATCGCTACCGCACGCTCGACCCGGCGATGCTCTACCTCGCCCACTACGGCGCCGTGGACCCCCCCGAGCAGGCGTTGGCCGAAGCCTCCGAACGCCTGGACCTCTGGGCCGAGACGGCCGAGGCCGCCTTCCAAGAGGCCCGCGCCGGCGGCCGGCACGACGAGCTCGACCACGTCGCCGACACCCTCGGTCGGCGCTTCGCCGACGAGCTGGCGATCCCGGCCGACGGCGACCCGGACGCCGCCCGGCGGGTCGCGCTGCTGACCGGGGTGCGCTCCAACGCCATGGGGCTCGTCCGCTACTTCCGGGAGCGCGACAAGGGTCGGACCGAAGCGCCGTGA
- a CDS encoding AI-2E family transporter, giving the protein MNATGQTDRDGDGEAAPSRPADRRPDGGEAWLTPARLGSLVVVVIAAYFAFVVVAALRGVLIMLLVALFLSFAMEPAVQYLARRGWRRGLATTAVFVTVVLMAIGTVAAMAPLIVDQVTGLLRSIPQSITELNQLLGRLPFDVDLEASPELRREVAQWSNELGDRLGDVALGAAGNVVDIGATAAGVFVRMLAVGFITFYFVADGPRLRQALARPLPPDRQREMLAIWELAVAKTGGYIYSRLFIGLASAVTHFLFLLVIGVPFALPLGLWMGAMTAFVPLVGVYLGGILLITVAAVQEPVQALWVLIFLTIYQQIENYLLAPKVQAHTMDLHPAVAFVSVLVGATLLGAVGALLALPAAAISKALLSTYVRRHELISELAEVPLPLLPNDDQGSP; this is encoded by the coding sequence ATGAACGCCACAGGGCAGACCGACCGCGATGGTGATGGTGAGGCTGCTCCGAGCAGGCCGGCCGATCGGCGTCCGGACGGCGGCGAAGCCTGGCTGACGCCGGCGCGCCTGGGCTCCCTGGTGGTCGTGGTCATCGCGGCCTACTTCGCGTTCGTCGTCGTCGCGGCGCTGCGCGGCGTCCTGATCATGCTGCTGGTCGCTCTCTTCCTGTCGTTCGCGATGGAACCCGCCGTGCAGTACCTCGCCCGCCGGGGATGGCGCCGCGGGTTGGCGACCACCGCGGTGTTCGTCACGGTGGTCCTCATGGCCATCGGCACGGTGGCGGCGATGGCGCCCCTCATCGTCGACCAGGTCACCGGTCTCCTGCGATCCATCCCGCAGTCCATCACCGAGCTGAACCAGCTCCTGGGCCGGCTGCCGTTCGACGTCGACCTGGAGGCCAGCCCCGAGCTGCGCCGTGAGGTCGCGCAGTGGTCCAACGAGCTGGGCGACCGGCTCGGCGATGTCGCCCTCGGTGCCGCCGGCAACGTCGTCGACATCGGGGCGACCGCCGCGGGCGTGTTCGTCCGGATGCTCGCGGTGGGCTTCATCACCTTCTACTTCGTGGCCGACGGGCCGCGGCTGCGCCAGGCCCTCGCCCGCCCGCTGCCGCCGGACCGCCAGCGCGAGATGCTGGCGATCTGGGAGCTGGCCGTCGCCAAGACCGGCGGCTACATCTACTCACGGCTGTTCATCGGCTTGGCGTCCGCGGTCACGCACTTCCTGTTCCTGCTGGTGATCGGGGTGCCCTTCGCGTTGCCGCTGGGACTGTGGATGGGGGCCATGACGGCGTTCGTGCCCCTGGTCGGGGTCTACCTCGGCGGCATCCTGCTGATCACCGTGGCGGCGGTGCAGGAACCGGTGCAGGCGCTCTGGGTCCTGATCTTCCTGACGATCTACCAGCAGATCGAGAACTACCTGCTCGCCCCCAAGGTGCAAGCCCACACGATGGACCTCCACCCGGCCGTGGCGTTCGTGTCGGTGCTCGTCGGCGCGACGCTGCTCGGCGCGGTCGGCGCGCTGCTCGCCCTGCCCGCCGCAGCCATCAGCAAGGCGCTGCTGTCCACCTACGTCCGCCGCCACGAGCTGATCTCCGAGCTTGCGGAGGTGCCCCTGCCGTTGCTGCCGAACGACGATCAAGGGTCCCCATGA
- a CDS encoding succinylglutamate desuccinylase/aspartoacylase family protein, with protein sequence MSPYMIGGMSVPVGARTDLLLKVSESYTGDRLSIPVSVVNGAADGPTLFVTAAIHGDELNGIAIVRELLLELTAADIAGTLVCVPMVNVLGVQFHSRYLPDRRDLNRFFPGTAGGSTASRLANTLMTEVVAEADAGVDLHTATNRRTNAPQVRTGLDDPRAAQLGHAFGAPFLIDASLRAGSLRDAAAKEGVPVLTYEGGEALRFEEDVIATGTAGVLRVMGALGMVGGDRLPPPPAEPVRISDETHWVRAERGGILDLLVGPGDDVTVGQPLWSVVNPFGHERNQKDSPYAGVVIGMTTLPLVNPGDAVVHIAILGRHEHRWIDEPTDEEDAMDTDDDPVSS encoded by the coding sequence GTGAGCCCCTACATGATCGGCGGCATGTCGGTGCCGGTCGGCGCGCGCACCGACCTGCTGCTCAAGGTCAGCGAGAGCTACACCGGCGACCGGCTGTCGATCCCCGTCTCGGTGGTGAACGGCGCCGCCGACGGGCCGACCCTGTTCGTGACCGCGGCGATCCACGGTGACGAGCTCAACGGGATCGCCATCGTGCGGGAGCTGCTGCTGGAGCTGACCGCCGCCGACATCGCCGGGACCCTCGTCTGCGTGCCGATGGTCAACGTCCTCGGGGTGCAGTTCCACAGCCGGTACCTGCCCGACCGACGCGACCTCAACCGCTTCTTCCCCGGGACGGCGGGCGGGTCGACCGCCAGCAGGCTCGCCAACACGCTGATGACCGAGGTCGTCGCCGAGGCCGATGCCGGCGTCGACCTGCACACCGCCACCAACCGCCGCACCAACGCTCCTCAGGTCCGCACGGGCCTCGACGACCCCCGGGCCGCGCAGCTCGGGCACGCCTTCGGCGCGCCGTTCCTCATCGATGCGAGTCTGCGCGCCGGGTCCCTGCGGGACGCCGCCGCCAAGGAGGGCGTGCCAGTGCTCACCTACGAGGGCGGTGAGGCACTGCGGTTCGAGGAGGACGTCATCGCCACCGGCACGGCCGGGGTGCTGCGGGTGATGGGCGCGCTCGGGATGGTGGGCGGCGACCGGCTCCCCCCGCCGCCCGCCGAGCCCGTCCGCATCAGCGACGAGACCCACTGGGTGCGCGCCGAGCGCGGGGGGATCCTCGACCTGCTCGTCGGTCCGGGTGACGACGTCACGGTGGGTCAACCACTCTGGTCGGTCGTCAACCCGTTCGGTCACGAGCGCAACCAGAAGGACTCCCCCTACGCCGGCGTGGTGATCGGCATGACGACCCTGCCGCTGGTCAATCCGGGCGATGCCGTGGTGCACATCGCCATCCTCGGACGCCACGAGCACCGGTGGATCGACGAGCCCACCGACGAGGAGGACGCCATGGACACCGACGACGACCCGGTGTCCAGCTGA
- a CDS encoding RimK/LysX family protein, with product MTALPVLGWKEEAALPAWGITRLRVKLDTGAKTSAIHVMEMVEVGEHQTDGEDLPILDLVIPLSRRRPDRVARARVKVIGYKSVRDTGAVLERRPVVRTRLVCGPVDTDIEVTVTDRTGMIFRMILGRQAIAGNAVVDPSRGYTTLHRKPRTRCR from the coding sequence GTGACGGCGCTGCCGGTGCTGGGTTGGAAGGAGGAGGCCGCCCTGCCGGCGTGGGGCATCACGCGCCTGCGGGTCAAGCTCGACACCGGCGCGAAGACGTCGGCGATCCACGTCATGGAGATGGTGGAGGTCGGTGAGCACCAGACCGACGGTGAGGACCTGCCGATCCTGGACCTGGTCATCCCCCTCTCCCGGAGGCGCCCGGACCGGGTCGCCCGAGCGCGGGTGAAGGTCATCGGCTACAAGTCTGTCCGGGACACCGGCGCGGTCCTCGAACGGCGTCCGGTGGTGCGCACCCGGCTCGTCTGCGGACCGGTCGACACCGACATCGAGGTGACCGTCACCGACCGCACGGGCATGATCTTCCGCATGATCCTCGGCCGGCAGGCCATCGCGGGCAACGCGGTGGTCGACCCCTCCCGCGGCTACACCACCCTGCACCGCAAGCCGCGGACGAGGTGCCGGTGA
- a CDS encoding DUF1028 domain-containing protein codes for MTYSIIARDAETGEMGIACQSQAFAVGSSVPWALPGYGVIATQSMGEPMYGELGLDGLRAGLTASEALTALRSVDPHPERRQVAMIDGRGVADVYTGEACIPAAGHCIGDQCVALANMVAAEWVWQAMAAAFEATSGPLAARLMTGLHAAEEAGGDFRGRRSAAVLVVRAHRTGRPWRDQVVDLRVDDAEDPLAELDRLVDSNERYHQVVTAFERALDGDPEGGAALLDGLDTEDPDAEPDLLMWRGTVLALAHREDEAAALFASLDRVAPQFVEAARRLAPSGLLPAPDLLTRVLP; via the coding sequence ATGACCTACTCGATCATCGCCCGAGATGCGGAGACCGGTGAGATGGGCATCGCGTGCCAGTCCCAGGCCTTCGCCGTGGGCAGCAGCGTGCCATGGGCCCTGCCCGGCTACGGGGTGATCGCCACCCAGTCGATGGGCGAGCCGATGTACGGCGAGCTCGGCCTCGACGGGTTGCGCGCCGGCCTCACCGCATCGGAGGCGCTCACCGCCCTGCGCAGCGTCGACCCGCATCCCGAACGCCGCCAGGTGGCCATGATCGACGGACGGGGGGTCGCCGACGTCTACACCGGCGAGGCGTGCATCCCCGCCGCGGGTCACTGCATCGGCGACCAGTGCGTCGCGCTGGCCAACATGGTGGCGGCGGAATGGGTGTGGCAGGCGATGGCTGCCGCCTTCGAGGCCACGAGCGGGCCGCTGGCCGCACGCCTCATGACCGGGTTGCACGCCGCCGAGGAGGCCGGAGGCGACTTCCGCGGCCGCCGCTCGGCGGCGGTCCTGGTGGTGCGGGCGCACCGCACGGGCCGTCCGTGGCGCGACCAGGTCGTCGACCTGCGGGTCGACGATGCCGAGGACCCCCTCGCCGAGCTCGACCGGCTGGTCGACTCCAACGAGCGCTACCACCAGGTGGTCACGGCGTTCGAGCGCGCGCTGGACGGGGACCCCGAGGGCGGCGCGGCGCTGCTCGACGGGTTGGACACCGAGGACCCCGACGCCGAGCCCGATCTGCTGATGTGGCGCGGGACGGTGCTGGCGCTGGCGCACCGCGAGGACGAGGCCGCCGCCCTCTTCGCCTCCCTCGACCGCGTGGCGCCGCAGTTCGTCGAGGCCGCCAGGCGTCTCGCACCGTCGGGGTTGCTGCCCGCCCCCGACCTGTTGACGCGCGTCCTTCCGTGA
- a CDS encoding DUF1015 domain-containing protein, with protein MVDAAPFRGLRYEPSLAGEPVTTSAPAYDDIDALTYASHRTASPYTVLELLTPPDPAGSYRPAGAALRRWRRTGILVADPTPAFYRYEEHELRRGQPTVQRGVLASVALDTPGPGSAVLTHEAVDATRVAARRSRLEALRADLSPVFALTTGASERLRALLTRAPVAPPVAALTDAAGVDHRVWAVTDPGEIAALRRALTDVAVLVADGHHRYAAALQARTEHPGPAWQRTLMYIVDASAGGPEVLGVHRLVRGVTAATLRRLRQDLSLEPAPTDPRALQEQLQGTPGRAFGLLLPPVLAGVVAAGAAVLRPRDETALTARLPPDRSAAWGALDTALLDHAVLPVLDAGGVE; from the coding sequence GCGCCGTTCCGCGGCCTTCGTTACGAGCCGTCCCTGGCCGGAGAGCCCGTCACCACCAGCGCCCCCGCCTACGACGACATCGACGCGCTCACCTACGCCTCGCACCGCACCGCGAGCCCCTACACGGTCCTGGAGCTGCTCACCCCGCCCGACCCGGCTGGCTCCTACCGGCCAGCGGGCGCGGCCCTGCGTCGCTGGCGGCGTACCGGCATCCTGGTCGCCGACCCCACGCCGGCCTTCTACCGCTACGAGGAGCACGAGCTGCGTCGGGGGCAGCCGACGGTGCAGCGGGGCGTCCTGGCGTCCGTCGCCCTCGACACGCCCGGCCCCGGGAGCGCGGTCCTGACCCATGAGGCCGTCGACGCCACCCGGGTTGCCGCACGGCGATCCCGTCTCGAGGCGCTTCGGGCCGACTTGTCCCCGGTGTTCGCGCTGACCACCGGGGCGTCCGAGCGCCTGCGCGCCCTGCTCACCCGTGCCCCCGTCGCCCCACCGGTCGCGGCGCTGACGGACGCCGCCGGGGTCGACCATCGGGTGTGGGCGGTGACCGACCCCGGCGAGATCGCCGCACTGCGCCGCGCCCTGACCGACGTGGCGGTCCTGGTCGCCGACGGCCACCACCGCTACGCCGCCGCCCTGCAGGCGCGCACCGAGCACCCGGGCCCGGCGTGGCAGCGCACCCTCATGTACATCGTGGACGCGTCCGCCGGCGGTCCCGAGGTCCTCGGGGTCCACCGTCTCGTCCGCGGGGTCACCGCCGCAACGCTCCGGCGCCTGCGCCAGGATCTGTCCCTCGAGCCGGCACCGACCGACCCGAGGGCGCTGCAGGAGCAGCTGCAGGGCACCCCGGGGCGGGCGTTCGGGCTGTTGCTCCCCCCGGTCCTCGCGGGGGTCGTCGCCGCGGGCGCGGCGGTGTTGCGGCCCCGCGACGAGACAGCGCTCACCGCCCGTCTGCCGCCCGACCGCTCGGCGGCCTGGGGCGCCCTCGACACGGCGCTGCTCGACCATGCGGTGCTGCCGGTACTAGACGCCGGCGGCGTAGAGTAA